One genomic window of Melanotaenia boesemani isolate fMelBoe1 chromosome 20, fMelBoe1.pri, whole genome shotgun sequence includes the following:
- the LOC121630748 gene encoding otolith matrix protein 1, with protein sequence MECPERRLSVAFLLFLPLLSVSCVSNQKSTVSWCVVSDAEEQKCLDLAGNATAQNVRGTLQCVRGLNTRDCMEKIKNGTADAASMFADDIYAAGLCHGLELAAGESHNGVDGISYYVVAMARRSSSDLSLLEMHERSSCHPGMRTTVGWTVPIGYLVNTSQISIGEQCNFPRVVGNFFGYSCVPGVKDPQHDPKGINPKNLCEACIGDENDRHICANNHRERHYGEAGALRCVAENLGDVAFVKHTTVFDNMDGKNQESWALDLELEDLKLLCPDGTEAGLDEFDRCHLAAVPTNAVVVRMEDKCRVWKYLERLQNVFGNATVGFSLFSSVGYGQSDLLFSDATHHLQRVLSNYTSWLGPTYTSVLRAFECEGFC encoded by the exons ATGGAGTGTCCAGAGAGAAGACTGAGTGTAGCTTTCCTGCTTTTTCTGCCTCTTCTGAGTGTCAGCTGTGTTTCAAATCAAAAATCTACAG TCTCTTGGTGTGTAGTGTCGGATGCTGAAGAGCAGAAGTGTTTGGACCTGGCCGGCAATGCTACAGCCCAGAACGTAAGAGGAACACTGCAGTGTGTCCGTGGCCTGAATACCAGGGATTGTATGGAGAAAATCAAG AATGGGACAGCAGATGCAGCCTCcatgtttgcagatgacatctATGCAGCAGGCCTCTGCCATGGTCTGGAACTTGCAGCGGGAGAGTCCCACAATGGAGTAG ATGGTATCAGCTACTACGTGGTGGCAATGGCCCGTCGCTCCTCATCAGACCTCTCCTTGCTGGAGATGCATGAGCGGAGCTCCTGTCACCCTGGCATGAGAACAACAGTGGGGTGGACTGTTCCCATCGGCTACTTGGTTAACACGTCCCAAATCAGCATAGGAGAGCAGTGCAACTTCCCCAGAG TGGTGGGGAACTTCTTTGGTTACAGCTGCGTGCCCGGTGTTAAGGACCCTCAGCACGATCCCAAAGGCATCAATCCAAAGAACCTTTGTGAGGCCTGCATAGGAGACGAAAACGACAGACACATCTGTGCCAACAACCACAGAGAGAGGCATTATGGCGAGGCAGGAGCACTGAG GTGCGTAGCTGAAAACCTTGGTGACGTTGCTTTTGTCAAACACACAACAGTCTTCGATAACATGGATG GTAAGAATCAGGAGTCCTGGGCTCTGGACCTGGAGCTGGAGGACCTCAAGCTGCTGTGTCCAGATGGAACAGAGGCAGGTCTTGACGAGTTTGACCGATGCCACCTGGCAGCAGTCCCTACCAATGCTGTAGTGGTACGAATGGAGGATAAGTGCCGTGTCTGGAAATACCTGGAACGTTTGCAG AATGTGTTTGGCAACGCCACTGTGGGCTTCAGTCTGTTCAGCTCAGTAGGCTATGGCCAATCCGATCTGCTCTTCAGTGATGCCACCCACCACCTGCAGAGAGTTCTGAGTAACTACACCTCTTGGCTGGGCCCCACTTACACCAGTGTGCTGCGAGCCTTTGAGTGTGAGG GCTTCTGCTGA
- the acvr1l gene encoding activin receptor type-1, which produces MGIFSAHVLLLLLLQALQTSAEDSDGHLLCLCEGPKCPQATQCHGTQCFSSVKVSSSEVVFERGCLKGPEKIRLQCSTAPSSYQAILCCSQDRCNGNTNRTSLMSLLKSAPEGEPVRYRVETLALFVLGPVVVLVLLSVVSVLACRRLHHGRLQRLQEFDTEQGAIDGLITSNVGDSTLADLLDHSCTSGSGSGLPFLVQRTVARQISLVECVGKGRYGEVWRGQWQGENVAVKIFSSRDEKSWFRETEIYNTVLLRHENILGFMASDMTSRNSSTQLWLITHYHENGSLYDYLQRVAVETSEGLAMAASVACGLVHLHTEIFGTEGKPAIAHRDLKSKNILVTKELRCCIADLGLAVTHTQADNLLDVGNNPKVGTKRYMAPEVLDETIQTDCFDAYKRVDIWAFGLVLWEIARRTYSNGIVEEYKPPFYDQVPNDPSFEDMRKVVCVEQQRPFIPNRWFSDPTLSALVKLMKECWYQNPSARLTALRIKKTIDKIHSSLEKGKES; this is translated from the exons ATGGGTATTTTCAGTGCCCACGTCCTTCTGCTTCTTCTCCTGCAGGCTCTGCAGACATCAGCTGAGGACTCAG ATGGACATCTATTGTGTCTTTGTGAAGGCCCAAAATGTCCCCAGGCCACACAGTGCCACGGTACCCAGTGCTTCTCTTCTGTTAAAGTTAGTAGCAGTGAGGTTGTTTTTGAGCGTGGCTGTTTGAAGGGACCAGAGAAAATCCGTCTGCAGTGCTCCACAGCTCCGTCCTCCTACCAGGCCATTCTCTGTTGCTCTCAAGACAGGTGCAATGGCAACACCAACAGGACCTCGCTTATGTCTCTTCTTAAATCAG CTCCAGAAGGTGAACCAGTTCGGTATCGTGTGGAGACACTAGCTCTCTTTGTACTTGGCCCCGTGGTAGTTTTGGttcttctgtctgtggtgtctGTGCTGGCCTGCAGGAGGCTTCACCATGGCCGCCTTCAGAGGCTGCAGGAGTTTGACACAGAGCAGGGAGCCATAGATGGTCTCATCACCTCCAATGTTGGAGACAGCACTTTAGCA GACCTCTTGGATCACTCGTGTACATCAGGCAGCGGTTCAGGTCTTCCTTTCCTTGTCCAGAGAACTGTGGCCAGGCAAATTAGTTTAGTGGAGTGTGTAG GTAAAGGACGGTATGGAGAGGTGTGGCGAGGCCAGTGGCAGGGGGAAAATGTAGCTGTGAAAATCTTCTCCTCCAGAGATGAAAAGTCTTGGTTCAGAGAAACAGAGATCTACAATACAGTGCTGCTGAGGCATGAAAACATACTGG GGTTCATGGCGTCAGACATGACATCTCGAAACTCCAGCACTCAGCTGTGGCTCATCACTCACTATCATGAAAATGGTTCACTTTATGACTACTTGCAACGAGTTGCAGTGGAGACGTCGGAGGGCCTGGCGATGGCAGCATCAGTGGCATGCGGCCTTGTGCACCTGCACACAGAAATCTTTGGCACAGAGGGGAAACCAGCCATCGCACACCGGGACTTAAAGAGCAAAAATATCCTGGTGACCAAGGAGCTGCGCTGCTGCATTGCAGACCTCG GGCTGGCTGTGACCCACACACAGGCAGACAACCTGCTGGATGTGGGCAACAATCCGAAGGTTGGCACCAAACGCTACATGGCACCTGAAGTGTTGGATGAAACCATTCAGACAGACTGCTTTGATGCCTACAAGAGAGTGGACATATGGGCGTTTGGACTGGTGCTGTGGGAGATAGCAAGGCGCACATACAGCAACG GTATTGTTGAAGAATACAAACCTCCGTTTTACGATCAGGTGCCAAATGACCCCAGCTTTGAGGACATGAGGAAAGTGGTGTGTGTGGAGCAGCAGAGGCCTTTCATTCCTAATCGTTGGTTCTCAGATCCT acCCTCTCTGCGCTGGTAAAACTGATGAAAGAGTGTTGGTACCAGAACCCCTCTGCAAGACTTACAGCCTTGCGCATCAAGAAGACCATTGACAAGATTCACAGCTCCCTGGAGAAGGGCAAGGAGTCATGA